actgataattttagaagtttgcgatgtgatgtcgtaaataaacaaattctgtagtatatttagtaacagtattgcacccgtgcgaagccggggtgggtagctagttgattataatattcgactatgataattatataaacataaccacattacggaaggtgactcaaaaggtccacccagtaaaaagttatgaggtaacaaacataaaaaaaaaaaaaaaaaaaaaaatacagacgaattgataacctcctccttttggaagtcggttgaaaacaaagtcggtttctctgtccctatatctttaaatctacgcaacggattttgatgcggtttttttttaaatatagtgtgattcaaggggaaggtttgtgtatataatacatgaacaatatagtaaagaaacactgacaattttagaagtttgcaatgtgatgtcgtaaataaacaaattctccagtatatttagtatcagtattgcacccgtgagaagtcggggcgggtcgctagttgattataatattcgattatgacaattacatgaacataactaCGTTctggaaggtgattcaaatatccaagtaatccataaataaaagattcgaccgagtattgctaacgtgctcctcagaattgttccgttccctcccgttcccttaatttgtcatagatcctgtaCTCataaccttaccaaactttcaccaaactacccttaaagtatatcctttataataaaaaaagaatcatcaaaattggttaacgtgattttgagttattcacctatttgtcgcgcatatacataatgcaaatttaagacttatgtcgttttcatacggataccatcatcggaaaaaaaaattaaaaaaaatgggaccccacgggaagcattacctttcaaacaaaaaaaaaattatcgaaatcggtccacccagtaaaaagttatgaggtaacaaacataaaaaaaaaaaaaaatacagacgaattgataacctcctcctttttgaagtcggttgaaaattaaaattattgcattaataaaaattaaagcaaatagacttttgtttcgttttaaatCCGTTTTGccatttaaatcgtaatttatctgaaatatgtgtatgtattagAATACAAGTCTTGCTACAAAACAACTTTGCTTTAATACTACAGGTATTTAAACGATAGtttataaaaagcaaataaaaagcAAGGTAGACATATCTGTCTAacttgctttttatttttatttgatgaataTACAGCCTCGCGAACAAGACGTTTGTaggtaatgtcgaaatatcgagctccaccaaataaaaataaaaaacatggtctATATCCCGTCGCAAATACTTGCAGTAATATAAAGCAAAGTTGTTTTGTAGCAAgtggtttaattttaaaattactaacatacaaaaaaatacattcacaGTGATTacactataaaacaaatatattgaattttatcattgcggaaaattataatattactttatagattaaattagaATGTTTCGCTATATTTTTGATGCGGTTGATGCTCCCGTAAGATCCAACTCCGGTTACAAACATTATTGTTGACACAGTGATAAAGTTTCCAACAGGAAACGATGAATACACCACGTAAAACTCAACAATACTTTGGTACATCCATACTGCTCCACAAATATCTAAAAtgaggaaaaaataaatttcagcgAAGTGGTAAATAAGTTTATCGTAATTAAACTACGTTCCATATCATTAGTAGAAAATCACTGGACAATAGCAGAAAAACTTATTTCTCGAATAATCTTACGCAATCCGCGTGTAAGAATACAACTTACGAGTGCAGACCGATAGGATGTAACCGTATATAGCGACTCGTCGGGATACTGTAACTATGTAGCCTCCACGGTCGTGAGCGAAGCGTAGCGGAGCAAGCCCCAGGGCTCGCGACAGGCGCAACACGACGGCCAACGCACCCTGAACTTTACACGCTTCATCCTGCATTTTCACCCTCCTTGCAATTAATTGATGttaggtaaaaataattataataaactaaacccTTTATGACTATGATTACCTGATTGAAATttgctaattttattttcaatctagCTGAACCTGAAATTTAACCCGGCCGTAATTTCTAAAACTCGACCTTTAGCTCACAAATCGACACCACAAATTTTACCTTCTCGAGTGATGATTTAAACGCCTTCCatgccaaattttatcaaaatcggcttTACGGTTTAAGCGCGAAGAGCTAACAGACAGAGTCACCTTTGCATTTATACCATTAGTAGGTATCGATAAAAGGCAGGTATTTGATCAGCGTATGACTCATGTGTTCCGTTACTTACTGATGTCTGTTGTTTTGTCATTACAAACTGACTCGCTTCCAAAAGGTAGAATCGAAACGATTGTAGTAGAATTAATCTTTAGTTACAATATGTATACAAGTCATATTTAGGTTATATTTCAACAAAAGGGTTCtgcacatttaaaaaattacaattattaattttgatatagtaAGAATATGTAATTGTGCCAGGAGTACGGAATGCAACAGAGTTAGGGTCTTGGCCCGTAAAGCACGAAATATTCTTATTCACGGAACAGTCACACCAAGCAACATTTGTAGGTTTCCTATAGATATTTCAAGAGTCCATTTATAGATATgagaaaacaattatttttaagtatagtaATAACATGAGGTAACtgctaattttttaatttcaagttttttttacttttatgtatcaCATATCACAtgagccgtgatggcccagCACCAccgtttcatgtgcttaatttgtctttataattcatctcgtgctcagcggtgaggaaacctgcatgtgacaaatttcatagcaattctgccacatgtgcattccaccaacccgcattggaacagggtggtggaatattttccaaaccttctcctcaaagggacaggaggcctttagcccagcagtgggaatttacaggctgttgttgttgttgttgttgtatgtatgtcGAAGATGACCCCGAACCAAACAATCTCTccgacatataaataaatgaataaattatggtTAACTGTCAAACTTGTACTAAGGTCTAATAGAGGTCTTAGACCAAATTAGTGCTTACAGTCAAGTTTGATTGTGATCAATCGAATACCTATTGACAATAAATACTATGGGTAGATCtaccatttatatttttagtaaatgtaTGATTACAAAGGcagttatattattgtaattaaaagttatttgaaatagttactgcaataaaatacatactacGTTAATTATACATTCAGataccaataataattttaaaacatgttaCTCTGAATATTAATGCTTCTTGCCGTGGCACGAttagatacatattataaagaggttacttttttgtttgtatttaacagTCACACAAAACTACTACAGCGATTATTATGAAAGTTTgatgtaattttagtttttaagtttaaattaacacagtacatacatatatctacacTAACgttttaaatgcgaaagtaaatcgATCTGTCGGTCTGTTGACATAAAAACAATGTCCatctatatacatagatattccATTAGTGATAAAATATTGAGTGTATGGAGTAATTATATTTGCCTATGAGTGATGTCATTAGGTATAACGCTGACGATATTTACTTTAGATAATGATGTGCGTCTCGTTTGTTTTCTTACGTCTTTGAAAGTGAGAACTACATTAGTTTGTTGCGCGAAAGCTGTCCAGTACTGCAGCAATGAACCGCGGCGCAATGGGGTTGTTGCTGAAGATCTCGCGCCCGGTAGGCATCGCTCCCATCAAGTATGCGCCGGAATTCCAAGTCTCGCGCCCTTTGGTAATATTTGGAAgagtttttatgataattaacgGTATTGGCCtttcttttagaaaaaataattggttCATAGTAATCGAgtccttaattttattaagaatgtttttattgtttttattaggaTTTTTGAGTTTGACATGTATTGCCGAATTTTTTATGAAGATTTATTCTAAAAGAGTAACAGATAACTTCGTTAAATCATGTGCGATAGCTGTACTAGCTGTACTGACTACAGTAGGAGTATTCACTGCTCCGACGAGGTTGACTAGTATGGATAATTACTTCAAAAGACTCGAACaggtaatttcatataataatactagcagAGGCAGCCTCGCTGTGATTACGCTTTACGTCAAACCATATGGACTATGAATATTTAGCCAAAAACCTTGTCTGAAGTATGCTCAATAGAATGCTACTAATGCCATGTCAAAAAATTTCAAGTGCTTTGCAGGATATGCAAataatgaatttgtttatttacatcacactagaaaatctaaaataataataataatctgtgtTTGTTAACTATTTCTCTCGAAAtgctctatttattttaaaaaaaaaccctatCAAAATCCGTAGtacagttttaaagatttaagcgtacatagggacatatGGACAGAGAAAGCTTCTTTCAAGACTTGTAGTTCTATCGCGAATGATAGTGAGGAACTGATTCAAGACCCTCTTATTATAGTCACCTCCAGGGTCACCGTCCTGCTGTTTATATGGTAAACCTCTACATACAAATAAGAAGTCActgaaaagttaaataaattacgcATGTAGTAAAAAGTCAAGGATCAGCATTGAACGGCTGCGGCGTGTTGGCTGTCACGTGCGTTGTGTGGCTGCACTTACCTTGCCCTGAACCATTCCCATTTTGTCTTAATGGGAACCTTGGGGATGTCTTAGcccaacaatatataaaaattaaaagcgtTAGACAAATTGATTTCCAGAGTCgagcgaaatttataaaagtattttatattatttgcagaTCGATgcaaagttacaaaatattttgaagaagaaaatattaataaaatctaattacaaaatttttattttaatacatggaTATTTTTTCTTACGATTGATAGATGCCTTGAGCGGCTTGTCGCAATCACGGATGACCCTCAGCACAGGTATTGATCTGcaatgtttatataatgtataaaacagaaaaataatccttttaattaaaaaaaaatatgtactttatttaaacacataaccttcacacttatttttttttaaataataatatataacttcatTCTAGCAATAATAACGAAGGAAACGATATACATGtttctgaatatttatattatgatattgctGCAACTGCAGATAAGTTTTTTGGCGCAACGAGTGAATATTACTCTGGTCGCAATAAATGATAGTTTGAAGACTCTGCTTTTTGACGACGCCAGGACCGGCGGCGATGAAAGGAATCACGTAgcaaaaagaaaacatagtaACAGTACTATTTGcttagttttcttttaataatttaactgtttgttttaattaataacaagtcTCATTTGTAATTCTCGAAATTGCAACTAATTGCATAGGAAAGGAACACAATACAGTAGATATGAAAATTAGAGATAAAACGGATAGCAGTTTGGCCGGATACCGGATATTCGGCAGACTATATGGCCAGATAGCCGGATATCTGACCGCCGGATATCTAGCTATCCGCTAAAAACGAAActgaaattatttaagttaagcGATACTATGACTAACTAAATATAGCAAATTATTACtcagaaatatgtttcttttagccagatttttgtatttaattctgGTTATATCCGGCCGCCAAAATACTATCCGTTTCatctctaataaaaatattaccaattctactaaaatttaatgcatcaaaattttgaaacaataaatcaaaaatgtaatacaattcTGTAGTTATGCTCTTTATTCAGAACAAGAATGTACAGATGGGTGTATTTGTAAGATACAGTACTTCACAgcgttttataatattctataaattccGTCGTTGTAGGTTTCGGATTAGATTTATAGGACATCTTGTAAATTGTCTTATTTTCCTTAACATAGGCAAAGAAGAAAGTAAGCCACATACAATTCGCGAATTAGCAAcatcttatgtatttatatgcgaAGTAGTTACACAGACCACAAGAGCTGATGGCGTTATCATGATGCTGGTAATCCTATTCATAGCAATTCATTTAGAAATACAACTTTATCAGATTATTACTACGTTAATTTCAAGTAAGCATACAACTACACTTATTTTATCTATCGTTTATGTGTTTTCCAAAACATATGCTCTGCATATTCATAACAGTAAACCCACCGAGACTGCATTACTTTGGATATCACGTTTCTCATTATTACTCTTCGTATTGGTTTCTTCTTTGCTTCCGTCGTCGTGGTTTCtcgtgtttttttataattcttgatttttaactttaaattatctGAATAATATGACAGTGGCTTCAGTAACGCGTACAGCTTACGTTGCAATCCCATAGATTGCTCTCGGCGCTTACACTCTTGTTTTTCTTCTTAATTCCGAATattcattcgtttttttttgttagtgtgGTTTTATTCCACTATCAAATATCTAGCCAATCATACCTTTTCCTTTTGACTTCTTTTAGAAAAATggcttattaaatttatgttaaaaatctcAGTACGATAATATGTACTAAGTatcttaagaataatatttaataaaaacacacgTTTAATTACAGCCTCCacagaaaaactttttttaaattacactacTGTTGTATTTAGTCTTTGGTGTATCTGTTGTATAtcttttgttatatactatgttgAACAATTTCATCGGACACATTATGAGGTaagtaaatgtttgttttaataaatgatattttcgAATAATGAAAtcttagttaatattaatatacattaatacaatATCCATTATGTCTAATCCACACCGAATTATTTACTATTGTACAAATTCGTTTTATCACGAGATAAAAACTTTGCGGAgaaaaacatgtaataaaatatcatttataggACGTGGATGATGATATTCTCAAACAAGCATATATCGCTTATCTGTATGTCGGTGTGGTGAAATAAAATACGATTCTTTTTCACAAGTGGAGTACAGACCTTAGATAAGCTGTGAGTTGTGACATGTTGACAGATGCAACGAACTGACAACTTGATCATCCGAGGAAAATCAATGGAAAACGAAAGAGAAGTGGAACATGAGCTGGAGCTGTTCTCCCGGATCATAATACTGAGCAACGCGAGCTACTCGCCACTCAGCATGTTCACTATTGACAGACCGCTTATGGTGAAGGTAAATTCAACATCAAATACAACAatcaattcatttataaattacatcacACGTTAAATCATACCAACGCGTATGGCTCTAGTTTATGAcgggtgttatttttttacaatatcttataaatgtatgaaaatagTGTCgggtttgtataaaataaataaaattattatccgTATTTTTGGAAATCAGTCACCGctttcaaaatgaaaaaggGAAATCGGAGAACAGTTCATAAATTTCGAAGTCAAAATTCTGGTAACTCTGTGTCTGTTTAgtctatatttatgttttaaatattattatattattgttgtatagTATCACCGCAAGCGAGAAAGAAGAGACAGAAAATTTACGTAATACCCTTACCCCGCCTTTACATACATAGAGATTTTTCAAAAAACTTATGACGTTTGAGAATAGCCAGATGGTTTCTTTAATAATGTTGTtggcattttttttcttttttcagttGTTTGGTGGTTTGATAACATACttggttataattttgcagTATGGAGACCAAAACGAAAATTCATCTCAACTTTACAATAACGCGACGGGTCAAATGTGaagctttaataaaatgttgtattttgAGTTTAATCACACACGAAACTTTTTAGAACacagaaaatttaaacaaataattataaaacgatgTGCACAATTTACTTTTTTCGTTTTCTGTTTAGATTCCCCGTGTGTGTGCGTTGCGGCGTACTTCGAGATAATCTACCATtttcatctatattatttacattggaGAAAGCTTGACTTACAGCTATACTGATGTGTTCTGGTTTCGTGAATGAGAAAGTTTAACTAGGAACAAGGCACAACGGGAGTAACATCTGAGTTCGAAATTTCGGTGGTGGCCAGGCAATGcaagaaattgttaatattatacacaGCGACAGTGTCTACGGCAGTACTTACATACCATCAGATGATCGATTGACCCGTccaccaaaataatataataataataaaaaaaaacataaaatgcttctttgatgatataaataaacagtaaaacaagaatttgattaattaacccttttttaaataaggaattgAATGTACTGTATGCAATGTACTAATTGTTCGAAGCGCCACCCTAAAATAATGTGACACAAGCTGATATAGTCCCCAGTACGAGGAGCTTAAATTGTTTTAACGCATACAAATGTAAAACTTTGTACGTGCTTATTTTGCGATTGAGTCGCCATAGCAAATTTCAAcaacataaaatactttttcttcgttaatcaaataaataacctaAGTTAATCCTCAATCACAATAGTCATCTTTGGAAGTCCATTTACTCGAAACTGACAAGACGTTACCGTTAATACAATAGTATTCACTACACAGAATAACTCTTTGTACTGTTTTGTCAAGAGTTTGATTAATactgaattattaatgattgtaacaatgtttttaaaagcATTCACTTGATTATAGCCTTATGTGTTGCGCCTGACACATTTAGTATCGAAAGTGTACTCAGACTGGAGGATTTTCAATTTCTGAATGCTTGGtcagaaatgtaataaaattaataagatcgATCATAATGTAATAACGTTCATTATGACGACTCGTCTAATTTTAGGATGTTACTCAAAAGTTCATCACAGCTTAGCATTCGCTGTTGTTGCTAAGGTTTATTGTGTAGTGATTTCAATAGTTATGATGTACTTCAGTATCATTGAATTAATGTTAGCGAAACAAAACGGAgcgttcattataattatcctCAAGAAAGTGAGTCTGATTTTATCGCTTTTCGTGTCCGTGGTGAGTGACGGAGAAAATTTCTTCAATTACTTGGAAGAATCGGACAAGGTCGATCCGTCGGGACTCGTTAAGATAGAAAGATCTAAAGTACGATTCTGTGTTTCTATATTCATCGgtgttgttttattaagtttatatcgAATTATGATAACATGGCCACTTGTTTTCAATCAGTTTGGAATAATACTATATGTAACAAATACCTCGACGTTGttgtcattacatttaaatcacATGACCAGAatactgatttaaataaaactagttataccggatttgaatcgcgtatattaattatttttggcatcccgacgtttcgagcacttaacagcgttcgtggtcacgggaaTACTGATGTTCGAAATATTGTGGGTTCGCTTGAAATCTCTTAGAA
The Vanessa cardui chromosome 10, ilVanCard2.1, whole genome shotgun sequence genome window above contains:
- the LOC124533082 gene encoding uncharacterized protein LOC124533082, which codes for MGLLLKISRPVGIAPIKYAPEFQVSRPLIYSKRVTDNFVKSCAIAVLAVLTTVGVFTAPTRLTSMDNYFKRLEQMQRTDNLIIRGKSMENEREVEHELELFSRIIILSNASYSPLSMFTIDRPLMVKLFGGLITYLVIILQYGDQNENSSQLYNNATGQM